The Anoplolepis gracilipes chromosome 17, ASM4749672v1, whole genome shotgun sequence genome window below encodes:
- the LOC140675256 gene encoding uncharacterized protein encodes MICIDSLQISLNRMLLLAVGLWPYQQSNLVQFQLILFFTILTSFIILQFTAFLTSKCTADLFINVFSSALLYIFFFIKYISFYVNIKVVKYLLEQLQNIYNELTDENEISILRKYGGYAERLTALTILFIVLIAPGPTIYVFCPHFFNVLLSLNESRHPLKKKIFVLEYFVDWDKYYYLIMLHGVLALFIGIVVMLAIGIILLVYQQYACGMFRIASYRIEQAMAVDNLRKGSLQNKNLIYKKLICAVNMHREAMKLSNSSLRRFKIMFFFMVIIMVIGGSLNLFRIFQALSLKCNIEEFLFPLISMAVYIMYIFIASYIGQQIMDHNNNVYAAAYNIQWYTASSKVQKMILFLLQRSTKIYNLNIAGLIVGSFENGAALLSTTISYFTVLYSTRV; translated from the exons ATGATCTGCATCGACTCTTTGCAGATCAGTCTTAATCGAATGTTGTTACTCGCAGTTGGCCTATGGCCTTATCAGCAATCGAATCTCGTccaatttcaattaattctgttttttactattttgacGAGCTTCATTATACTTCAG ttTACAGCatttttaacttcaaaatGTACTGCGGATCTTTTCATCAACGTTTTCTCTTCtgcattactttatatatttttttttattaaatacatttcgtTTTACGTAAACATTAAAGTT GTAAAGTATTTGTTGGAACAATTGCAGAacatttataatgaattaacGGATGAGAATGAAATTAGTATTCTAAGAAAGTATGGCGGTTATGCAGAACGGTTGACGGCTCTAACAATAT TGTTTATAGTATTGATTGCACCTGGTccaactatatatgtattttgtccGCATTTTTTCAACgtgttattatctttaaaCGAATCTCGACATCCtttgaagaagaaaatatttgttttggaGTATTTTGTTGATTGGGACAAATactattatttgataatgttGCACGGAGTGTTAGCTCTATTCATAGGAATTGTTGTAATGCTCGCGATAGGAATAATATTACTGGTCTATCAACAGTATGCCTGTGGAATGTTTCGAATTGCgag TTATCGTATCGAACAAGCAATGGCAGTCGATAATTTACGAAAAGGCAGCctacaaaacaaaaatttaatttacaagaaATTGATTTGTGCCGTAAATATGCATCGTGAAGCTATGAA aCTTTCAAATTCATCGCTAcgcagatttaaaataatgttcttCTTTATGGTAATAATTATGGTAATTGGCGGAAGTCTTAATCTTTTTCGA ATTTTTCAGGCGTTgtcattaaaatgtaatattgagGAATTTTTGTTCCCCTTAATATCGATGGCcgtttatataatgtatatatttatagccaGTTATATTGGGCAACAAATTATGGATCacaataataatgtgtatgcCGCTGC ATACAATATTCAGTGGTACACAGCTTCTTCAAAGGTACAAAAGATGATACTGTTCTTATTGCAAAGAAGTACCaagatttacaatttaaatattgctgGATTAATTGTGGGATCGTTTGAAAATGGAGCTGCG TTATTGAGTACCACAATATCGTACTTCACAGTTCTTTACTCTACGCGGGTTtga